The following are from one region of the Polaribacter marinaquae genome:
- a CDS encoding response regulator transcription factor — protein MSKINIVIADDEELFRKGMRFLLEREPNFNVVSEAGNGEELLNFIHTTEEFPDVILMDLKMPEMNGIEATKAIHKSHPNIKIIALTSYDGKSFITNMIDVGASSYLLKNTNPKTVIHTINEVFSKGFFYDEKVLKIIHENIISSSGKRIKSDLDKNLLSKRELEVLELICEQFTTAEIAEKLFISPRTVEGHRNNLLLKTQSKNVAGLVIYGIQKKLIEITPDFNL, from the coding sequence ATGAGTAAAATTAACATAGTAATAGCAGATGACGAAGAACTTTTTAGAAAAGGCATGCGTTTTCTATTAGAAAGAGAACCTAATTTTAATGTTGTTTCTGAAGCCGGTAATGGTGAAGAATTACTTAATTTTATTCATACAACAGAAGAGTTTCCTGATGTGATTTTAATGGATTTAAAAATGCCAGAGATGAATGGTATAGAAGCTACCAAAGCCATACATAAATCGCATCCAAACATTAAAATTATAGCTTTAACAAGTTACGATGGTAAATCTTTTATAACAAACATGATCGATGTTGGCGCATCTTCTTACTTGCTAAAAAACACCAATCCAAAAACTGTAATACATACCATAAACGAAGTTTTTAGTAAAGGATTTTTCTATGATGAAAAAGTACTTAAAATAATACACGAAAACATAATTTCTTCGAGTGGTAAACGTATTAAAAGCGATTTAGATAAAAACTTACTATCTAAACGAGAATTAGAAGTTTTAGAACTTATTTGCGAGCAATTTACAACTGCAGAAATTGCAGAAAAACTTTTTATAAGTCCAAGAACTGTAGAAGGCCACAGAAATAACTTATTACTAAAAACACAATCTAAAAACGTGGCTGGTTTGGTAATTTATGGTATTCAGAAAAAACTGATAGAAATTACTCCAGATTTTAATTTATAA
- the uvrC gene encoding excinuclease ABC subunit UvrC yields the protein MSIPSLELQIKTLPKEPGVYQYFDKNDVIIYVGKAKNLKKRVASYFNKNHDSGKTRVLVKKIVRIKHIVVNTETDALLLENNLIKKYKPRYNVLLKDDKSYPWLCIKKERFPRVFMTRRVIKDGSEYYGPYTSIRTVRVLLDLIKELYPLRTCNYDLSHQNINEGKYKVCLEYHLKNCKGPCEALQTETNYNESIKEIRNIIKGNFKESLEKFNRMMLNFAENMEFEEAQKIKEKLDLLSNYQSKSTIINPSINNVDVFSIISDETHGYANFLKISNGSIIQSHTTEIKKKLDETDKELLELFIVEIRQRFESQSPEIYVPFKVDLGENLKVTIPKLGDKKRIVELSQRNAKYYRQEQFKQVQIVDPERHTKRIMAQMKKDLRLSVEPRHIECFDNSNIQGTNPVAACVVFRDGKPSKKEYRHYNIKTVVGPDDFGSMEEVVFRRYKRLLEEDKPLPQLIIVDGGKGQLSSALKSLEVLGLRGKIAIIGIAKRLEEIYYPDDPIPLYLDKKSETLKITQYLRNEAHRFGITFHRNKRSKSAIKSELEQIPDIGKQTITTLLRKFKSAKRVKDASLEDLKATIGNSRALKVYNYYHKQ from the coding sequence ATGTCTATACCTTCTTTAGAGCTTCAAATAAAAACCTTACCAAAAGAACCTGGTGTTTATCAATATTTTGATAAAAATGATGTAATTATTTATGTTGGTAAAGCTAAAAACCTAAAAAAAAGAGTTGCTTCTTACTTTAATAAAAACCACGATAGCGGTAAAACAAGAGTTCTAGTAAAAAAGATTGTTCGTATAAAACACATTGTTGTAAATACAGAAACAGATGCTTTATTATTAGAAAACAATCTGATAAAAAAATATAAACCTCGCTATAATGTTTTACTAAAGGATGATAAAAGTTACCCTTGGTTGTGTATAAAAAAAGAGCGTTTTCCTAGAGTTTTTATGACACGTAGAGTTATAAAAGACGGGTCTGAATATTACGGGCCATACACCTCTATAAGAACAGTAAGAGTTTTATTAGACTTAATAAAAGAATTATATCCTTTAAGAACATGTAATTACGATTTAAGTCATCAGAATATAAATGAAGGCAAATATAAGGTTTGTTTAGAATATCATTTAAAAAACTGTAAAGGCCCTTGTGAAGCTTTGCAAACCGAAACAAATTATAACGAGTCTATAAAAGAAATTCGAAACATAATAAAAGGTAATTTTAAAGAAAGCCTAGAGAAATTTAATAGAATGATGTTAAATTTTGCTGAAAACATGGAGTTTGAAGAGGCGCAAAAAATTAAAGAAAAATTAGACTTACTTAGCAATTATCAATCTAAAAGTACTATTATAAATCCGTCGATAAATAATGTAGATGTATTTTCTATTATTTCTGATGAAACCCATGGTTATGCTAATTTTTTAAAAATTTCTAACGGATCGATTATACAGTCACATACCACAGAAATTAAAAAGAAGTTAGACGAAACAGATAAAGAATTATTAGAATTATTTATTGTAGAAATTAGACAACGTTTCGAATCGCAATCACCAGAAATTTATGTGCCTTTTAAAGTAGATTTAGGCGAAAATTTGAAAGTTACAATTCCTAAATTAGGCGATAAAAAACGTATTGTAGAGCTGTCTCAAAGAAATGCAAAATATTATAGACAAGAGCAATTTAAACAGGTTCAGATTGTAGATCCAGAAAGGCATACAAAAAGAATAATGGCGCAAATGAAAAAAGATTTACGCCTTTCTGTAGAGCCTCGTCATATAGAATGTTTCGATAATTCGAATATACAAGGTACAAACCCAGTTGCTGCGTGTGTTGTTTTTAGAGATGGTAAACCAAGTAAAAAAGAATACAGACATTACAATATAAAAACTGTTGTTGGGCCAGACGATTTTGGTTCTATGGAAGAAGTTGTTTTTAGAAGGTACAAACGTTTGCTAGAAGAAGACAAACCGTTACCACAATTAATTATTGTAGATGGTGGTAAAGGACAACTTTCATCAGCATTAAAAAGTTTAGAGGTTTTAGGTTTGCGTGGTAAAATTGCCATAATAGGTATCGCTAAAAGATTAGAAGAAATTTATTATCCAGATGATCCAATACCATTATATTTAGATAAAAAATCTGAAACCTTAAAGATTACGCAGTATTTAAGAAATGAGGCGCACAGATTCGGAATAACATTTCACAGAAATAAACGAAGTAAAAGTGCTATAAAATCTGAGTTAGAACAAATTCCGGATATTGGTAAACAAACAATTACTACATTATTGCGTAAATTTAAATCGGCAAAACGTGTAAAAGATGCTTCTCTAGAAGATTTAAAAGCTACAATTGGTAATTCTAGAGCTTTAAAAGTCTACAATTATTATCACAAACAATAA
- a CDS encoding phage tail protein produces the protein MDPLLGSISMFAGNFAPRGWALCQGQLLSIAQNSALFSILGTTYGGDGRTSFALPDLRGRAPVSSGRGPGLSDRRLGSRSGQEVHTLTTLEMPSHNHLTSNTAADQHVLLSTAPAVNETPAAGDIPAAPQFGSGLNTTKVKAFGPPTNGNVVNGQTLSNNAGLTVLNNGGSQPHNNMQPYLTINYIIALQGVFPSRS, from the coding sequence ATAGACCCATTATTAGGATCAATTAGTATGTTCGCAGGTAACTTCGCCCCAAGAGGTTGGGCACTATGCCAAGGACAATTATTATCAATTGCACAAAACTCAGCTTTATTCTCAATTTTAGGAACCACTTATGGTGGAGACGGTAGAACAAGTTTTGCATTACCAGATTTACGTGGTAGAGCACCTGTTAGTTCTGGTAGAGGACCAGGACTGTCTGACAGAAGACTAGGATCTAGAAGCGGACAAGAAGTTCATACATTAACAACTCTTGAAATGCCTTCTCATAATCATTTAACTAGTAATACTGCTGCGGATCAACATGTTCTTTTAAGTACTGCACCTGCCGTAAATGAAACTCCAGCAGCTGGAGATATACCTGCTGCCCCACAATTTGGTAGTGGCTTAAACACTACTAAAGTAAAAGCTTTTGGCCCACCAACGAATGGAAACGTTGTAAATGGACAAACATTAAGCAATAATGCTGGACTAACCGTTTTAAACAATGGAGGTAGCCAACCACACAATAACATGCAACCTTATTTAACCATTAATTATATTATTGCTTTACAAGGTGTTTTTCCTTCTAGAAGCTAA
- a CDS encoding sensor histidine kinase, protein MEEFFAKEDQVIVIVLIGVLLLLLMGAALLLFFFFSRKKIVAKELEKKTLQINHQKEIIQSIIVTQEEERKRIAQDLHDDISSKLNVINLNANLLKDGELSPEEYLFVNEGILDVTDKTLESARKIAHNLLPPILAQFGLKDAIEELADSFNNSRKINIDYKILYPKKHLSPQNELHLFRITQELINNSVRHGKARNCTIKINYNSNKLYFDYADDGIGFNSENIENKKGLGIKNIESRVSLLNGQFQLKSKQNEGFKILITI, encoded by the coding sequence ATGGAAGAATTCTTTGCTAAAGAAGATCAAGTGATTGTTATTGTACTAATAGGTGTTTTATTACTCCTCTTAATGGGAGCTGCCCTACTTTTATTTTTCTTTTTCTCAAGAAAAAAAATAGTAGCAAAAGAGTTAGAGAAAAAAACTTTGCAAATAAACCATCAAAAAGAAATAATACAATCTATAATAGTAACGCAAGAAGAAGAACGCAAAAGAATTGCACAAGATTTACATGACGATATTAGTTCTAAGCTAAATGTTATCAATTTAAACGCAAATCTTTTAAAAGACGGAGAATTAAGCCCAGAAGAATACTTATTTGTTAACGAAGGTATTTTAGATGTAACAGATAAAACTCTAGAAAGCGCTAGAAAAATTGCACACAATCTTTTGCCTCCAATTTTGGCTCAGTTTGGTTTAAAAGACGCCATAGAAGAACTGGCAGACAGCTTTAATAATAGTAGAAAAATTAATATTGATTATAAAATTTTATATCCAAAGAAACATTTATCACCACAAAATGAATTGCATTTATTTAGAATTACCCAAGAGCTAATTAACAACTCTGTTAGACATGGTAAAGCTAGAAATTGTACCATCAAAATTAATTATAACAGTAACAAATTATATTTTGATTATGCAGATGACGGTATAGGTTTTAATTCTGAAAACATAGAAAATAAAAAAGGCCTCGGCATTAAAAATATAGAAAGTAGAGTGTCTTTATTAAATGGTCAATTTCAATTAAAAAGTAAACAAAACGAAGGTTTTAAGATTTTAATTACAATATAA